TCTTTATACTCTTATTATgacaggtatatatatatctatatatatatatatatatatttttttttttctttctttctttacacaatactatatatacgaaagaagtttcattaaaaaagagatctatattttaacaaaattctttgttaaatttttatacaaatattttatctagaGTATGAGAATAtttgtaagaaattttattcaaagatattatatatatatatatatatatatatatatcctttttaccGTTCTTTCATTCGTGAAGAAGCTCGAAAGAAGTGTGACACGATACTGAATGACCTTAGATCAGTGAAGAGGTAGACCACTTTCACCAGCTTCGAAACCTGTTTGCACGCTCgacttcgttcgttcctttctttgaTCTATTGAAACACGTAAATgagaaaatgttaaatgtcGTCCTCCTTTCATTCAGCGAATCAAACGCGTTTGCTATCTTATTTGTCTTTATATGAGactcttcctttcgtttttatagaaacatattatattgatcctctctctctctttctttgatgAATAGTAAAATAGTcgacaatattttaataaaaataatcatatctctaaaaaaaaagatgagtaCATTGAACCACGCTGCTTCTTGCGATCTATAATACTGCTATTACCtacttgtttgtttctttttttttcgtcagtataaaacaaattaaaaattacgtaaacgagaaatgacgatgataattatcgatcgattttgtttttacttttcttttctatttttagatCCTGACGTACCAACGAGAGGATACAATAGAGAATTCCGTCATTGGATTGTTGGAAATATACCTGAAGAAAACGTTGCTAAGGGTGAAATTCTTGCTGAATACGTAGGTCCAGCTCCACCTAAGGATAGTGGAAAGCATCgttatgtttttcttatttataaacaaaatcaaGGCGCCATTACCTTCGACGAGAGAAGATTGAGTAATCGGTAAGTAatcgatgataattttataagtcgatcgtaattttaattcgatcgatgctctctattttcttctctctttctctctctctctctctctctctctctctctctcgcttgtttttttattctttttataacatttcatatattttataaattatatgggATTATAGGGATGGCAGATTCCGTGGTAGATTTTCAACGAAGAAGTTCgtggaaaaatataatttggaGGGACCGATAGCAGGGAACTTCATGAAAGTGGAATACGACGATAACGTGCCTTCTTATCACAAACGTTTAGGATTGTAGAGtttttgcattattttttctcttttctctcttttctcttcttttatttcttccttttttctttttttttttgaaacaacAAGTTCTCTCCCTGCACccctttcaaaaaaaaagtttttgtcTTCTATACGAATGgaaagtattaatataataatgataatgataatgataatgataacgataatgataacgataacgataataataatagaatcgaAATAGAACGTCAGTTCTTCGATGTACCTCtcgtatttatcttttttcctttcttcttcttctgttttttcttttttttttttttaattttgttttctttttattaatctgacatttttatttttgctttcatttctttttaatcgttttataaatataaaatgtacagGGTATTACAATCCTAATCTCTCCGTGGCGAGATACGTTAAAGATGTCTTGAGTATCCCTATCTATGGTAATAAATGCTTAGCCTAAAATGCTTACGTTCTacaatattgattattttcgtacaattagttctctctctctctctctctgtcttttttttttttttctaaaacgttcttttcttttcttttttttcccctcctttcttttttctttttctttttttatcgatacgttattacataataatgaCTAGCAGCgttagataatatttcattcgatcaatgacaaacgatttttaatttttattttaatcgatgttAATCTCGTTATAACACGATaaagttaaatttattaatagttaTTCGGTTAATTGGATTAAATGATTAACGATTAGACGGAGTAATCattatcaaatgaaattaatgtttatttatatatatatatatatatatatatatatatatgtatgtgtgatatAGTTGATCAGTTTGCAagtttatgaataaaattaaaatgcaaattaataattgtcaaGTCTGACAAAcaatcgttcgttcattttctcGAAGTTTTCGTATACTCGTAAATTGACGAATTTCTTCGCCGTAAAttcttaaataagaaatttttaaaacgtttcattacaaaataaaatcattgttGATCAATTATCTCGTATAGTcttcataaataattgaaataatgttTCATACATCTCCCTGTGATACGacgataattatttgattagcCTTTTCGTCTTTATCGCAGATTCGTAAAttggtaaatttttttttcgcgcaggcattaaatctttttaacgattaattgcAAAGTAAAAAGaccttttttatcgtattaattaatttattacgtttcTGTGACTCGACAATCGTCGActcactttttcattttattcgtaaattcATTCCGTAGATTGACTAATTAAAactattgataaatttttattaaaattattgaaaaacacacgttataatatctaatttccttctttttttctttttacacaaacacacacatacacacacatacatacacgtatgcaCTGTGAACCATTGACGAATTAATCCTTAATAGAatcatcttttttgtttcttttcaactttcttgactgattaattaaaaaaaaaaaaaaaaaaaaaaaaaagaagaagaaaaaatatttcaaattacaataagctaatagaaaaaaagagaaaaaaaaaatatatatatatatatataaacaaaatcgatttcattcaataaaaaatactttaatgATCAATCATTGAATCCAACCAATGAtccaaataattaatttatttctgttatacgaaataacatcgatataaaataaaatcttagatagttaatcgttaattgaattaaatattgcCCAACCCTTATGACTAGAGTACGATGTGCGTATTTCGGGACAAACTTCGGCCAGTGTTttaattcgaaaggaaaaaaaatcgaacgccgagatctctctttttctctctctctctctttctctcgttgtaCGATGACCATAACTCATTACATTTCTTCGATctgaagaaatattattcacgCGAATGCATAcataatttcttgaaaaatttcacaGGATTGTATTAAACTataatcgatcaaaaataGGAACGTACATGGTGTTGATAGACGTCAAACAacgattaatcatttataaattcgctgtgaattattattatttttttccttcgttttctttctctctctctcttttttttttttcttcttcttacataACTATTATAACAAGTGTGTcgtgattgaaaaaaagaaaaagaagaagaaaagaaaaaaagaacgaacgaacacgaaaaatggaaagaattcAATAATGGTGTATATCTTTGGACCATTACGCGCGCgttatgttatttttctttttttttcttttccttttttttccttttttccttttattcacGATTCTCTCacagtgatatatatatatatatatatatatatatatatatattcaacaaCGTAGTGTATCTCAAATTAGAGAGGAAGGATTTATTAACACTCAACAAGTTCTAAACGTAATAGGATTAATCTCATGTGAGTAATAAACACGCGTTTATGATATTCGTGTGCGAACGAAAGAGAGCATTTATTTAGGTCTCTTTtgcacattatatatatatatatatatatatatatatataaattcattattatcatttgcAGATATACACTGATGATATATGTCAGAGAGACATATTATCTCATTCCAGAGATCACGATTTGAAAGACACATATTAAAAGCTCgataacgaacgaatcgaGTTCGTACCGATAGAGAGTCTTTTCTCGATCAACACGTTAAATCAATCGATCATTCATTCATATTACAATGGGAAACGATATTCGTGTTGATGAGAAATATTGGAAAACGCTAAGAATCAGTAAGTACAGTGGGCGTAAAAACTTGTTCCTTTTAAGTATTAACGTTGTCTGTTTGtgataattttctctttttgcgatattcttcattttcttcggaCGCAGttgttcctttttgttttttttctccctccccttagtttcttcttctccttcttcttttttctgttttttgttttttgttttaaggCAGGACAAGGTCCGGATACATCGTTATGTTCCAACAAAGCTGATGATCCCTAACATCTCCCCATCCGCCATTACCTTTTCTCAATTTAGTCTTCTTGGCCATACCAGCAACCGTTAAGGTTAATTGCGACGGAAAGAGATGGTCTCTCGCAGCTCTCAAAACATTTTGAACTTTCGCTATAACTGCGGTCGACTCGCAATTATTCTTCTTGTGGTGTACACCGCTGTAAAttgaattttgatatatttattaagacaGTAAATAGTGTAGTAATGGATTGTTAAACGAAAAGATTACGaaggaataattattattaaaaatgggaatgaaatatttgtttcttttttttttttttttttttttttttttttttcttggaggtttcatattttcttttttttttcttcaatcatTCGTCGTACCATTCGCCGATGTGAAAGACTCTGGGTGCTCTCATCATCATGGTAATAAGGCCGGAATCAACACGGGGTGCTGCACCAGCTCCTTTACTAGGTGGCAAACATGTCTGTGCTATATGTTGTAGACTCCAATCCCAATTGTAATCGTCGTAGGAGCAAAATTGTACGGCACACTTCCTCAGTTTGTTCCACGTTATACGATTGAACGCCATACCCATATTGTGTTTACTCGATATCCAGGGTATTACCTCGGCCTAGGTTTGTCAAAGAAGAATGATCGATgttagatttatattatagattatacgagattgaatttttctttttcttttcttccgtctctcatttttgttcttttttttttctctttttttttttttttttttttgacgttaatctaaaaagaacgaaatccgatcgatatatttatcgttcgatttattgtaatttttattatttgttgttcTAATAGTATAGGTCCTtgtttgctcttttttctcttttcttttcgttgttttttttttttttgattatcgttataattattattttttctgtctttttttttttgaaggatTAATAATCGTCCCTATAAAggcaaacaaatttattacatcGTCGCATTATTAAGAGCCCGttatatcgatcgtaataattttttagctTGTTTGTtacactctttttttttttttttttgctttcttttcttttcttttttctttttttggaaaaaaaagtaataaaaaaaaaaagaatacggacacatacacacgcagaCACAGACAGACGCACATAGACAGACACACATGAACTATTTCTTACGACGTTAATGATAAGGCTCGACTTAACGTGTGCTTTTACTTTGCTAATAAAACAAACTTTCGGAAAAAAACATAGTACGCCATGATGATTAGAATGacaatgatgacgatgataataatgacgatgataataatgacgatgataatgataatgataaagaagaaagaataatagagGGAATGAGGAATGCTTGTGCATGATATAGCAAAagtgaaaacaataaaaaaaggtaGCTTCGTTTCTACAAGAAagtttctatcgatcgattagaCGACCAACGACGAATATATTCGTCATGTTTTAACAATGTGATGCTCTTATGGCGACGGTGATATTGAGGGGAGTGGGGGGTTGGAGAACGTAGGAAATATACTACGTACCTACATAagccaaaaagaaaaagaaaagaaatatataacgcGAACGAGACAATCGTGAATCGTTGAAACGTTTAAATTGTACGAGAcataattatcgaaatttctAGAAATTCATTTGGTTATCTCGTTCGACGAATAACCTAAAAATCtaaaatagaagataaatgaaatgCGTTATGgtttatcattttatctatcgataccgattgattgattgattgataataattatgtgGAGGAAAACGATAACACATATAtagtatcgatatattttatggaATAAATgcagatatgtatataaaagcgTGCGAAAGATTGATcgttaataaagaagaagaagaagaagagaaagaagaagagaaagaagaagaagaagaagaagaagaagaagaagaggaagaagaagaagaagattagtaaaaagaataagaataacaaGTGCCAGGTGACACCTAAGGAAGCATGATCAAAAGGTGATGAAAAACTGTTATTTGCAAGGTTTCTTGACATTGATGATAGCGGAATATAGGATGGAGGAGGATAGTAACGTTTCTAATAGATTTTCCTAATAATCCTTTttatcacttttctttttgttttgcatCTAGGTTTGAAAACCTTCTGATAGTGAGTGTAGAGGGTTGGTAAGAGCTGGAATGCCCAAGAAGGTGCAGCTTGGATCGTCTGTGAGCTCTGATAGGTCGATAATCCAGCAACGTTTTCGGTTCCAACGACGTTGAGACCAGCAACGTTGTTAGCGTTGCTGTTgatactgctgctgctgctgctgctgcttttgctgctgctgctgctgctgctgctgctgctactgctgctgctgctgctcaGAACATTCTGCAGGCCTGGTGACTCGTGCTTCTTTAATCCACGTAGAAGTTCCTTTTGTAAGGCGCCGTTTACGCCAAGGAACTAACGGATCGGGCGTGCGTGAAACATCGACACAGATACCTTTCACAAtgaagtgaaaaagaaagagaaagacagagagagagagagagagagagagagagagagagagagagagagagagagagagagagagagagaaagagagagagagagagagagagagagagagagagagacagagattaAGGAGAGATAAGGATACGTCAAGAGTGTGAAGAACGAAGACGAGATTTTTCGGGGTGAATATCTTTTTGTGCTGTGACAGTGTAAACACATTCCGAGCAAGATTGCAAACTTCTGTTCATTTTAATCGGCAGGCTCGCTCGTTATACTGCGTGATCGAAAGTTATCGAACGATACTTGTTACGTATGTTTTTATcgcttttttaatttcttttttcttctccttttttttgtaaagatatattcaaatatatatatatatatatatatatatatatatatgtatgtatgtacgtgcgtacgtacgtatgtatgtatgtatgtatgtatgataacAAACGATAAGttaataagtaatttattactatttattattaaatataagtgGTAACAAGTATCGTAGTTACGTGTAAAGTAAATGTACAATGTCGTAAGAACATAAACAACAAAAGAGACACGGACAGTTCAGCGATGAACGTGAAATATGTGTTATGGCGAAAAGAAATCCTGTAAAGTAACAACGGAAGAAAGATCCGAGGCttgtttctgtttatttttttctctctcttgttttttttttcgtttgtttgtttatttattttttgttcgttgtttgctttttttttttctttttcttttctctttttttttcttttttttttctttccgcgtAGCCTCCCTTCGCCCGTTGAAAAGCATATgctcgataaaatattatattatatgcgCATACTATCGTGAAATGTTTCGCAGTAAAATATGATCGATTGGAAACTCTGTTTCCCGATTGAATTCCCGATTTAAACAGATATTTACGTAGAGCGTATGACACATGTTAAAAAGAGTGTAAAGTGTATAAAGCTCGGTGTCCAAAGtgtaaatcgatatttcgagTCTCGTTGTTGGACTCGTTGTTCGATTAAAATCagcttgtttttttcttttttttttggttttgttttgtattgtttcgtttctatttttctcttttaattttcgattattatatagacGTGTGTCGTCAGTTATAAATTTCTCACTCACTTTACGACTGAAGTCAGCGAAATAGTTGTAGGTCTTGAGGTATGTACCCAACGATAGGACGTTGCAACGTTCGCAGCTGTGCTTGCAGGTACGTTCCATAAGTCTCAATACATGAAGAAAGTCCTCGGCAACGTAATGATCCTCTTCGAGAAATAGTACCATACCAGTATGATTCTTCGTTATTGTTAACTGATCGAAGACCTTATTAGCCTTCCACCACCAATGATGTTTAGTTTGTGTAAACTTGGCCTCGCGATAATGTCCATAAAGATCCGGATGTTTCGCGTTGATACATTTCAAATACAAGGCTCTGTAAGTTATTATCAGAAGAAAGATTGAAGGTGatggaaacaaaaagaaaggaaaaaaatacaaaattataaaattaagaaaacgaacaaagacgtgttattcgagaaaaaaaaaagaagaaagagagaaacagagagaaacagagagagagagagagagagagagagagagagagagaaagagagagataaaaagagaacaaaaaattactaacaacgacgatgataacgataataataataataataataataataataataataataataaatcaaattaaaatgatcTTACTCTTCCTTGTGAATGTTTCTCGGACAATCATTTGGATCCTCGCCTGGAAATGTTTTTGGATGCGTTTGTATGCTATGGggataaaatatttgcatGACACGACAAAAGTCGACGCTTTGAACCAAGTAGTTGATGTCCGGGTTCCATACATCATGGCTAAAAACAAGAAGAGCCTGTTCGATGCCCCTTGCTTGCGCTAGAGAGACGATCAGGTGTCTCAAGTAGGTCAGCCTAACGTGAACTTGTACGACGATGATAGGTGCATCCGCGGCAAGTGGACCAAACGCTTCCTCGTTGTAAACCTTTTGCTCGGAATTTATACGATCGATGTTACGACGTATATCCTCGATTTCGAGATCCGTTAGCGTGCCAGCAGTTGCATTGCTCGACGTCGAAGACACATTATGCCGCTCTTTCAGGAACCTTAATGATGatggtaataaaaaagaaaaacagaaaaaagatacaaaaaaataacgataatagagaacaaaattaattaaaagagagagagagagagagagagagagagagacagagagaaagagagagagagagagagagagaatataggaagaaagaaaagaaagaaaatgttttatatctcGTGAGATAGATCAATCGATTCTAGtagatctctttttatcttctcttttttttttttcttttttatttccaataacTAACTTCACGATTGATATTGACACAAGTGAATGATTCGTATAAGATATATAGAAGACGAACCTGTGGAGTTCCTGAGGGACCAGTGCAAAGAGCGTCTCGTTAGCCGAAGACTGTCCAGACGTATCCCTGCTGGTTAAATTGATCACATGAATCTGCAGCCAGAGAAATGTCGCCAGAAATACGAGGACGAGTGTCCTCTGTAGAGTACCGCGACCTGACCTCGCCGCACCAACAGTTGTGACCCCTGTGTGTCGCAATGTCAAATCTTTTGATTATCTTCTActttaaaatcatattaaaatttatctctcattctctctctttctctcttttcctttcttttctctttttttatcattatcatttcatGTATTAACaaacatgtatgtacgtacgtacgtacgtacgtacgccatgtttcttctttttttttttttttttttttgtcgcgTAAAATTGCATATTTCTCGTgcggattatttttttaaaaaacgtCCAATCGTACAGACATAGatggaagaaacaaaaagaaagaaagaaccaacaaaaaaatgaagagacgtagaataataaaacgacGCAACAAAGCATGATACTGCGTGTAAGTACATAGGCAACTTAGACGGGATGCGTCTATGTACTCCTCGAcctagaattttttttacaacgtaATAACGAGGGAAATGCAATAAAATTGCTTGTAGAAAccaaatgattttatttacactcgacgacgataatgaaagagatagagaaaaagagatagacatatatatatatatatatatatatatatatatatatataaagtgtcCAAAAAGGATAGGACCAAATTAAAACTACGTATTACTGAAATCAAACAgatgaaaaaagtttatataaatttattcccAAAGATGCTTTCTTCGAAAGATATAtgcttttaaagatatttatgatttataatgGCTATCGTGAAAAATGTTTGAATTAATGCTCGtcgaacttttctctctctctctattttttttcttcttttcgtattataattttctttttctttttatgtatacgTTAATTATATTCTCAATAACAGCTATCGTTTACAGAAGatgaatttttgaaatgtattaaatatgcatttactattatttccaacacgattgaaatatttgaaagagttCGGCAATTATTCATTCGACGAATGGAAGCATGTATttttggagagagagagagagagagagagcaattttcgagtattttttataactgttataataaattataaatttaaagatatttgtataattattatagatatttatatgctTTTCGATGAAGTattttcgaagataaattcatacgaatttttttatccGTTTGATCTCAGTAATACGTAGTATAAATTTGGTCTCAATCTTTTcggacaccctgtatatatatatatatatatatatatatatatatatatatatatatatatagagagagagagagagagagagagaaggtaatgtacgaatatttcaaagttttgaaaattattatgaaacaaCCTAGAGAACAAGTAGGTTAACGAGATACTTatctataaaaacgaaagtgTCCAAAACGACGAATAATCTAATCCTAAATATATCAGTGTAAATATACTAAGCCTTGTACAAAGAAGAACAAATCAAGGACACAACGATGTAACAATGATTTATACGTGTATCTGTGATTACGTagacgcacatatacatatatatgtatgtatagatacatTTAAAACGTGCACTCTTTGTAAACAaaacacacatgtatacacacTTATCTATGATTCAACAATAACGTTAAAATTCTCGAATAATATCTTTCGTtaggatattattttatgttgcttttaataattttattaaagaaattgacgttatcattgttattaaaaacgtCGAGGTAAATTATTGTTAGAATAATGTTCTCGTAATTACGCTATTGtagataaatgtaataataatgtacgtacgtatgtacgtgcttctgatctttgataaaatagaatgagtttaaataatttccataATGTAACCCAgacacagatatacatatattttacacgCATCCACGTATACTTAGTATACATACGAATATCCTTTCCATATTATTGTTTTGTATAATACAACAACTATGGATATTGAAACGTATCCGTATCTATCCATTTgtctttttaaaagaagataCGTTATCACATTGAATATATCTCTTGAAAGTATCtagacaaataaaaatctgtctagataataattttaataaattatttaataagtttCGTATTATTCTGACAACTtgacacacattatatatacatacatacacatacgtacaaacacatacatacatatattgtaaataacaCATgcaaacgaagaaatttaatatgatcCAGTAAAAGCTTGATCGTTTGGACGTTGATCGAcgacatctttcttttttttttttttttttttttttaataattcattatcatAAAATCACATCTccaaagatttaaaaagataaatgtcaAGGAGCAACGTCCTGgtttcgttttttcgtttatttatttatttatttatttctttttttttttttaccgataCGATCAGAtcagattagattagattagattagattagatttgattcaatttgattcgatttgattcgattttAATCAACTTATTCACGTACCGTCATACATTCGTGAAACCCCTCGTTAGTTTCTAGTGAATTTATCGGGTGAAGGAAGTACACTCGATTAACGAGTAGTTTCCACGGAAAGAACAACGGCATGGCTCGAAGTATCagcatatgtatacatatatatatatatatatacacatatagttATAGACGACGAAGGATCGATAGTCTTTCACGGCATTCCGTATGCGGTAAAACGAATGAACACGGTCATTGTATATATTGACTAGACGtttcaaaatgatatatatatatatatatatatatatatatcatataaatatgtatatatatatatatcttattacatatatatacatatttatttattatatatatttatttatttgtttattgatTTCGTATctacattatacatattatatacacacatatataataaataaatatatataataaatttatgtaataataataaatatatatatatatatatacaaatattttattacatatacatttatttattgattgatttcgtatgtgtattatatatacatataatacgtacatacctacatacatacatatatatgtatgtatgtatatggaagtgaatttttacaaatttccaTTGACAcgaaattacatatttttgttaCTATACGAcatcgaacaaaaatatttatattattcccTTTACCTCCCGATCTTTTTCCGCGCTTTATCGTGTTAGCGTATTTCTGCTTAGAATAATCGTATGGTTTTcctaaaaaatgaaaaaaaaaggaattaaaaaagttGAGGAAAATTCCTTACGAAATTTTCgtcgtttattttatcgaagaaataaaaaaaaaaaatatatatatatatatatatatatataaagaaaaattatcagaTGGATCGACTTACGTATATTCCTcgcttatatttatattaatctcGTTTAGAATTTTTCGTTGGTTCGTTTTGTGAAGTAGTTTGCTTTTATATAAACTGTTATTCTACTCCTCCGAACGTATTTACGTATCGTCGACGGATAAGAGAGGAAACGATATCACGAGAGATTCTACGAACACAGCCCACTTTTATTGTTAGATATCAGTCTatgcgtatacgtatgtatatacgtacatatacaggttgattataaattaagggccaattgaatattttctttcgtaatagaacgatagaaaagaaaaagaaaagaaatatttataatcgaaaaacattttttttaagagtacgaaataaaaattccgaTGATTCTCTTGATTttgatattgaattttttcttatggAACATCCTgtagattcttttctttttctttctttctttctttcttttgatatttcaataaaattatttcgaaaacgtACTTTTATGTGCAAAGTGttttaattatacgaaataaaaacggTCGAGTTTtcgatttaatgatatttaaatttaatgatatttaatctCTGTTTTTTGTGGAAGACCctgtagatttttcttttcttttttttttaattaactagATATTACAATCAATtatcttcgaaaatattattagacgAGTATAGGCCCGAGGttgataattaatgaaatattaacgtAATATGCTACGTTGATAGAAAACGTAATactaattttaatgaaattaaaattttttaaaactacaagcaaaaattataaacgtttttaattgaataacatttgaaatatatatgcaaatgtgtacgagaaaatatttttaggaaatttcatatacaagaaaataatg
The DNA window shown above is from Vespula pensylvanica isolate Volc-1 chromosome 18, ASM1446617v1, whole genome shotgun sequence and carries:
- the LOC122635556 gene encoding protein D2-like, giving the protein MKPQQFLGIFLSLIGLALADVASEFKEAKIQPDILDSVPNEKIEVKYGKNTIDLGTELTPTQTQEIPEIHYKHVGGLLYTLIMTDPDVPTRGYNREFRHWIVGNIPEENVAKGEILAEYVGPAPPKDSGKHRYVFLIYKQNQGAITFDERRLSNRDGRFRGRFSTKKFVEKYNLEGPIAGNFMKVEYDDNVPSYHKRLGL